A genomic segment from Bosea sp. OAE506 encodes:
- a CDS encoding MOSC domain-containing protein, whose product MTGPVTALWRYPVSSMGGERLERAPIGPSGIAGDRIWGVLDAQTGRIASPGREKHFIQVPRGHARYTGEGVAISADGESWAAPEDPATIEALSAIFGFRPLLKRFDPVRGEGFRPRYEHAPLHIVTTAAMRSLQREHPDSVIDERRFRPSLVVDWPDDVDPMPERGWLGREIRIGDVVLKGREPCGRCGFITLEQEGLPLDVELLRTVVRRYERNFGIYCDVMVPGEMRVGDLVGIS is encoded by the coding sequence GTGACGGGACCGGTTACGGCGCTCTGGCGCTATCCGGTCAGTTCGATGGGCGGGGAGCGGCTGGAGCGGGCGCCGATCGGCCCGTCGGGCATCGCCGGCGATCGCATCTGGGGTGTGCTCGACGCACAGACGGGGCGGATCGCCTCGCCGGGCCGCGAGAAGCACTTCATCCAGGTGCCGCGCGGCCATGCGCGCTACACCGGCGAGGGTGTCGCGATCTCTGCCGATGGCGAGAGCTGGGCGGCCCCTGAAGACCCCGCGACCATTGAGGCGCTGTCGGCGATCTTCGGGTTCCGGCCGCTGCTGAAGCGCTTCGATCCCGTTCGCGGCGAGGGCTTCCGGCCGCGCTACGAGCATGCGCCGCTGCACATCGTCACCACCGCGGCGATGCGCAGCCTTCAGCGCGAGCATCCCGACAGTGTCATCGACGAACGCCGCTTCCGCCCCAGTCTCGTCGTCGACTGGCCGGACGACGTGGACCCGATGCCCGAGCGGGGCTGGCTCGGTCGCGAGATCCGCATCGGGGACGTCGTGCTGAAGGGGCGCGAGCCCTGCGGGCGCTGCGGCTTCATCACCCTCGAACAGGAGGGGTTGCCGCTCGATGTCGAGCTGTTGCGGACCGTGGTGCGGCGCTACGAGCGCAATTTCGGGATCTATTGCGACGTGATGGTGCCCGGCGAGATGCGCGTGGGAGACCTTGTCGGGATTTCCTAG